One window from the genome of Deinococcus yavapaiensis KR-236 encodes:
- a CDS encoding DNA gyrase subunit B, giving the protein MTQQEYNASSITVLKGLEAVRKRPGMYVQGGTGIDGYHQLLTEIIDNAIDEGLGGFASEVTVTMHPDGSATVTDNGRGIPVDMMKTEGRSAIEVIFTELHAGGKFGGGAYKVSGGLHGVGSSVVNALSDFLDVTVNKGGQLHNIRFERGPVVTPLRVLGKTPSDVEWSTKVTFLPDPKVFHEFANVFDYERIRRRLRELAYLTGLKIVLTDERTDLHGGELKQEIFHEQGGISTLARHLVADGSKLLYEDPITIKGSHSDVEVEVAFVHSGSYSKDNILTFANMIRTREGGTQLTGFKTAYTRVLNKYANEKKLIKSGNPTPTGDDLLEGIHCVISVKLPEPQFESQAKVKLLNSEAQTAVNAIVGEKFAEYLEENPKVGRIIVEKAAEAARAREAARKARDLVRRSNPLENDDLPGKLADCTSQDPAESELFIVEGISAGGSAKGGRERRFQAILPLRGKILNVEKAELNKILKNAEIRALIGAIGAGVEGTGDKMHFDLSQLRYHKIVIMTDADQDGGHIATLLLTFFFRYMRPVVEQGYLYMAQPPLFKLSWGRGKGNEVYLYSNDELRERTAKLQKEGRKYEIQRYKGLGEMNAEQLWETTMNPETRVLKRVDIEDLIAANEVFEDLMGTEVTPRKAFIQENARYADISV; this is encoded by the coding sequence ATGACTCAGCAGGAATACAACGCCTCCAGCATCACCGTGCTCAAAGGTCTCGAAGCCGTGCGCAAGCGTCCCGGCATGTACGTGCAGGGCGGCACCGGCATCGACGGCTACCACCAGCTTCTCACCGAGATCATCGACAACGCGATCGACGAGGGCCTCGGGGGCTTTGCCTCCGAAGTCACCGTCACGATGCATCCCGACGGTAGCGCCACCGTCACCGACAACGGGCGCGGCATTCCGGTTGACATGATGAAGACCGAGGGCCGCAGCGCCATCGAAGTCATCTTCACCGAGCTTCACGCCGGCGGCAAATTCGGCGGCGGCGCGTACAAGGTGTCAGGCGGTCTGCACGGCGTCGGGTCGAGCGTCGTGAACGCCCTCAGCGACTTCCTTGACGTCACCGTCAACAAAGGCGGTCAACTCCATAACATCCGCTTCGAGCGCGGCCCGGTCGTGACGCCCCTGCGCGTCCTCGGCAAGACGCCGTCCGACGTCGAGTGGAGCACGAAGGTCACCTTCCTGCCCGACCCGAAGGTCTTCCACGAGTTCGCGAACGTCTTCGACTACGAGCGCATTCGCCGCCGTCTGCGCGAACTCGCGTACCTCACGGGCCTCAAGATCGTCCTGACCGACGAGCGCACCGATCTGCACGGCGGCGAGCTCAAGCAAGAGATCTTCCACGAGCAGGGCGGCATCTCCACGCTCGCGCGACACCTCGTCGCCGACGGATCGAAGCTGCTGTACGAGGATCCCATCACCATCAAGGGTTCGCACTCCGACGTCGAAGTCGAAGTGGCGTTCGTGCACTCCGGCTCGTACTCCAAGGACAACATCCTCACCTTCGCGAACATGATCCGCACGCGCGAAGGCGGCACGCAGCTCACGGGCTTCAAGACGGCCTACACGCGCGTTTTGAACAAGTACGCCAACGAAAAGAAGCTCATCAAGTCGGGCAACCCCACGCCCACGGGCGACGACTTGCTCGAAGGCATCCACTGCGTCATCTCCGTCAAGCTTCCCGAGCCGCAGTTCGAGTCGCAAGCGAAGGTCAAGCTGCTCAACTCGGAAGCGCAGACGGCGGTGAACGCCATCGTCGGCGAGAAGTTCGCCGAGTACCTCGAAGAGAATCCCAAGGTCGGCAGGATCATCGTCGAGAAGGCCGCCGAAGCGGCCCGCGCCCGTGAAGCCGCCCGTAAGGCCCGCGATCTCGTGCGCCGCTCCAATCCCTTGGAGAACGACGACTTGCCCGGCAAGCTCGCCGACTGCACCTCGCAAGACCCCGCTGAATCCGAGCTGTTCATCGTGGAAGGCATCTCGGCAGGCGGCTCGGCCAAAGGCGGGCGCGAGCGCCGCTTCCAAGCGATCCTGCCGCTTCGCGGCAAGATTCTCAACGTCGAGAAGGCCGAGCTCAACAAGATTCTCAAGAACGCCGAAATTCGCGCCCTCATCGGAGCGATCGGCGCGGGCGTCGAAGGCACGGGCGACAAGATGCACTTCGACTTGTCGCAGCTTCGCTACCACAAGATCGTCATCATGACCGACGCCGACCAAGACGGCGGGCACATCGCGACGCTCTTGCTGACCTTCTTCTTCCGCTACATGCGGCCCGTCGTGGAGCAAGGCTACCTCTACATGGCCCAGCCGCCCTTGTTCAAGCTGTCGTGGGGACGCGGCAAGGGCAACGAGGTCTACTTGTACTCCAATGACGAGTTGCGCGAGCGCACCGCCAAGCTGCAAAAAGAAGGCCGGAAGTACGAGATTCAGCGTTACAAGGGTCTCGGCGAGATGAACGCCGAGCAACTCTGGGAAACGACGATGAATCCCGAGACGAGAGTGCTCAAGCGCGTCGACATCGAGGACCTCATCGCGGCGAACGAAGTCTTCGAGGACCTGATGGGCACCGAAGTCACGCCGCGCAAGGCGTTCATCCAAGAGAACGCGCGTTACGCCGACATCAGCGTGTAA